The proteins below are encoded in one region of Sminthopsis crassicaudata isolate SCR6 chromosome 1, ASM4859323v1, whole genome shotgun sequence:
- the GLIPR2 gene encoding Golgi-associated plant pathogenesis-related protein 1 isoform X3 — protein sequence MGGSASKQFSSDILRAHNDYRRKHGCPPLKLDNKLNREAQQYADALATTKVLKHSSESSRGNCGENLAWASYDQPGQDVSDRWYSEMRNYDFKSPGFTPESGHFTAMIWKNTKKMGVGKAFATDGSSYVVARYFPAGNIVNPGFFEENVPRPAKK from the exons ATGGGAGGTTCCG CTTCAAAGCAGTTTTCTTCAGATATCTTAAGAGCTCACAATGACTATAGACGGAAACATGGCTGCCCCCCATTAAAACTCGACAATAAATTGAACCGTGAGGCACAACA GTATGCAGATGCACTGGCTACTACAAAGGTTCTCAAACATAGCTCAGAATCCAGTAGGGGAAATTGTGGAGAAAATCTAGCATGGGCTTCCTATGATCAACCAG gaCAAGATGTCTCTGACAGATGGTATAGTGAAAtgagaaattatgattttaaGAGTCCAGGATTCACCCCAGAATCAG GACATTTTACAGCAATGATATGGAAGAACACAAAGAAGATGGGGGTCGGAAAGGCCTTTGCAACTGATGGTTCTTCCTATGTGGTTGCCAGATACTTTCCAGCTGGAAATATTGTCAATCCCGGTTTCTTTGAAGAAAATGTCCCTCGTCCTGCAAAGAAATGA